A segment of the Candidatus Andeanibacterium colombiense genome:
CGTGCAACAGCGACGCCCCGTCGACCCCGGCACCGTCGATCGAGAACGAATCGGCCGAGCCGCCCGCGCCCGAAGTCCCGGTGATGGGGGCGGAGCGTCCCATCCTCGCCTTCGGCGACAGCCTGTTCGCGGGCTACGGGCTGAATGACGGCGAAAGCTACCCGGCCAAGCTCGAACTGGCGCTGCGGGCGAAGGGGATCGACGCCCGGATCGCCAATGCCGGCGTCTCGGGCGACACCAGCGCGGCGGCGCTGCAGCGGCTCAAGTTCACGCTCGACAACCAGCAGCCGGCGCCCGATCTCGCGATCGTCGAACTCGGCGGCAACGATCTGCTGCGCGGCCTCTCGCCGAAGGAAACCAAAGCCAACATCGCCGCGATCCTGACCGAGCTGAAGGCCCGCAAGATCCCCGCGATGCTGATGGGCATGCGCGCGCCGCCCAACGCCGGCGCGCAATTCCAGGGCCAGTTCGACGCGCTCTATCCGGCGCTGGCGAAGGAAT
Coding sequences within it:
- a CDS encoding arylesterase, whose protein sequence is MKRRSSWVLSGALALAACNSDAPSTPAPSIENESAEPPAPEVPVMGAERPILAFGDSLFAGYGLNDGESYPAKLELALRAKGIDARIANAGVSGDTSAAALQRLKFTLDNQQPAPDLAIVELGGNDLLRGLSPKETKANIAAILTELKARKIPAMLMGMRAPPNAGAQFQGQFDALYPALAKEYGVPLVPFFLEAIYDKPDLLQQDHIHPTAHGVEELVSATVDQVDKALPKAEK